The following are from one region of the Streptomyces tuirus genome:
- a CDS encoding STAS domain-containing protein, translated as MYIRGDHAELVVGGRLDVRSAADARTVLHSAVDDGVGDLVLDLSELDSWDATGLGVIMGAHRRAGRCGRRLVLRGVPPQMQRLLVATRLHRILAIEGGIGVETLPRV; from the coding sequence ATGTACATCAGGGGCGACCACGCCGAGCTGGTCGTCGGGGGCCGCCTCGACGTCCGGAGCGCGGCGGACGCCCGTACGGTCCTGCACTCGGCCGTCGACGACGGAGTCGGAGACCTGGTGCTGGACCTGTCCGAACTGGACTCCTGGGACGCCACCGGACTGGGCGTGATCATGGGGGCCCACCGGCGGGCCGGCCGCTGCGGCCGGCGCCTGGTGCTGCGCGGAGTACCACCGCAGATGCAGCGCCTGCTGGTGGCCACCCGCCTGCACCGGATCCTGGCGATCGAGGGCGGCATCGGGGTGGAGACCCTTCCCCGCGTGTGA
- a CDS encoding ATP-binding protein: MDPDNQGPEEYGHDGDGHAPRQRPPRESLTPDFAQHAPALARTVQLVSGDFLLTVNPVDGSEIEACPPTERPARPVKLTAAERAEVERAARPPVPPGPALPALPLLARQDERERLVRLLARGRSTRLTGAPGSGRTRLLDLVAEDCSDLAPDGVVRLNGFGRTSDDLLYDLFHAVYSAPLYRPARDELLTHVREIGAVVVLDDLEFGGAALDELLEATPECAFLLGATPDVPAPSAGAGVEEVLLGGLERAAGLDLLEHAVGRTLTEDESNWAGDLWFESEGLPLRFVQAGALLRQRDRLRAGTGAVDEFGVFEDAPPADPAGAYDLGDDVPLPALGEAAAPAPLLASRLSASARATLRFAVALGGEVPHQAHLPALVGDTHADAALGELAACGLVSPVGSRYRLAAGVPAQLEAAGYADEAEAGARSAAQHYSWWAGHPSVTPERVCAEADAVLAALALLGPATRPAAEGEESAAVHLARTAAPAFAAGLHWNAWERALRSGAEAARLAGDVGEEAYFHHELGVLALCGGRLDRARAELEASIGLRGALADKRGTVAGRRALALVADRSGTPIGLGPTAGEEVPDTRDEESASPPGGVPAAFPTLQKPPSPTLVTHRSSPAPSRKAGGLKGLARRNLVAAGAGALLVAVLGTVVTLGATSDNDANPPSDQVGVNPSASQGIDGGSLGADPAANDGDGDNGEPAPRPTDPGPDGTLGTSDDPTPTDSPSGSREPSDAASPSKPSSTSKPPTTSKPPTSKPPTSKPPTSKPPTSVPPTSQPPTSVPPTSEPPTTSPSTSDSASGPAPSAPTSTSASAPQSSTGTPSSPEMVI; encoded by the coding sequence ATGGATCCTGACAACCAGGGACCCGAGGAGTACGGCCACGACGGTGACGGCCATGCGCCGCGCCAGCGCCCTCCCAGGGAATCCCTCACACCCGACTTCGCGCAGCACGCGCCGGCGCTCGCCCGCACGGTGCAGCTCGTCTCCGGCGACTTCCTGCTGACCGTCAACCCCGTCGACGGCAGCGAGATCGAAGCCTGCCCGCCCACCGAACGGCCCGCCCGGCCCGTCAAGCTCACCGCGGCCGAACGCGCCGAGGTCGAGCGGGCGGCCCGCCCGCCCGTTCCGCCCGGCCCCGCGCTGCCGGCCCTGCCGCTGCTGGCCCGCCAGGACGAGCGCGAGCGCCTGGTGCGCCTGCTCGCCCGCGGCCGCTCCACCCGCCTCACCGGCGCGCCCGGCTCCGGCCGCACCCGCCTCCTCGACCTCGTCGCCGAGGACTGCTCCGACCTCGCCCCCGACGGCGTCGTCCGCCTCAACGGCTTCGGACGCACCTCCGACGACCTGCTGTACGACCTGTTCCACGCGGTGTACAGCGCCCCGCTGTACCGCCCGGCCCGCGACGAGCTGCTCACCCACGTGCGGGAGATCGGCGCGGTCGTCGTCCTCGACGACCTGGAGTTCGGCGGCGCCGCGCTCGACGAGCTGCTGGAGGCCACCCCCGAGTGCGCCTTCCTGCTCGGCGCCACCCCGGACGTGCCGGCCCCCTCCGCCGGAGCCGGTGTCGAGGAGGTCCTCCTCGGCGGACTGGAACGCGCGGCCGGCCTCGACCTGCTGGAGCACGCCGTCGGCCGGACCCTCACCGAGGACGAGTCCAACTGGGCGGGCGACCTCTGGTTCGAGTCCGAGGGCCTGCCGCTGCGCTTCGTCCAGGCCGGCGCCCTGCTCCGGCAGCGCGACCGGCTGCGCGCCGGCACCGGCGCCGTCGACGAGTTCGGCGTCTTCGAGGACGCGCCCCCGGCCGACCCCGCGGGGGCCTACGACCTCGGCGACGACGTGCCGTTGCCCGCGCTCGGCGAGGCCGCCGCGCCCGCGCCGCTGCTCGCCTCCCGGCTGAGCGCCTCCGCCCGCGCCACCCTGCGGTTCGCCGTCGCCCTCGGCGGCGAGGTCCCGCACCAGGCGCATCTGCCCGCCCTGGTCGGCGACACCCACGCGGACGCCGCGCTCGGCGAACTGGCCGCCTGCGGCCTGGTCTCCCCGGTCGGCTCCCGCTACCGCCTCGCGGCCGGCGTACCGGCCCAGCTGGAGGCCGCCGGGTACGCCGACGAGGCCGAGGCCGGCGCCCGGAGCGCCGCACAGCACTACTCCTGGTGGGCCGGGCACCCCTCGGTCACCCCCGAGCGGGTGTGCGCCGAGGCCGACGCGGTCCTCGCCGCCCTGGCCCTCCTCGGACCCGCCACCCGGCCGGCCGCCGAGGGCGAGGAGAGCGCGGCCGTGCACCTGGCCCGCACCGCCGCCCCCGCGTTCGCCGCCGGACTGCACTGGAACGCCTGGGAGCGGGCCCTGCGCTCCGGCGCCGAGGCCGCCCGGCTCGCCGGGGACGTCGGTGAAGAGGCCTACTTCCACCACGAGCTCGGTGTCCTCGCCCTGTGCGGGGGCCGGCTCGACCGGGCCCGTGCCGAACTGGAGGCCTCCATCGGCCTGCGCGGCGCCCTCGCCGACAAGCGCGGCACCGTCGCCGGCCGCCGTGCCCTCGCCCTGGTCGCCGACCGCTCGGGCACACCCATCGGGCTCGGGCCGACCGCGGGGGAGGAGGTGCCCGACACCCGTGACGAGGAGTCGGCGTCCCCGCCCGGCGGTGTTCCGGCGGCCTTCCCGACGCTCCAGAAGCCGCCCTCCCCGACGCTGGTCACCCACCGCAGCTCGCCCGCGCCCTCACGCAAGGCCGGCGGCCTCAAGGGCCTCGCCCGGCGCAACCTCGTGGCCGCCGGCGCCGGCGCCCTGCTCGTGGCCGTCCTGGGCACGGTGGTGACGCTCGGCGCCACCTCCGACAACGACGCGAACCCGCCGTCCGACCAGGTCGGCGTCAACCCCTCCGCCAGCCAGGGCATCGACGGCGGCAGCCTCGGCGCCGACCCGGCGGCGAACGACGGCGACGGCGACAACGGCGAGCCGGCCCCCCGCCCGACGGACCCGGGCCCCGACGGCACGCTCGGCACGTCGGACGACCCGACGCCGACGGACTCGCCCAGCGGTTCGCGGGAACCGAGCGATGCGGCGTCGCCGTCGAAGCCGTCGTCGACCTCGAAGCCGCCGACGACGTCAAAGCCGCCCACTTCGAAGCCGCCGACGTCGAAGCCGCCGACCTCCAAGCCGCCGACGTCCGTGCCGCCGACCTCGCAGCCGCCCACCTCCGTGCCGCCGACCTCGGAGCCGCCCACGACCAGCCCGTCCACCTCCGACTCGGCCAGCGGCCCGGCGCCCAGCGCTCCCACGAGCACCTCGGCGAGCGCGCCGCAGAGCAGCACCGGTACGCCGAGCAGCCCGGAGATGGTGATCTGA
- a CDS encoding sensor histidine kinase, translated as MAVRLPRPRRFDVYIALGSLLGGLLLWALGLATRPATEAYVLLPGRWPVLLPLFVMAGCELLRRSSPRTALLVGTAAIVLDVFTQGNLVTILMYTDLMYAAVLYGPPASAHRIPRITGLLAVAGTVVPFAVWREPEALLIGVVTGIVAFGPAATGLIVRNHRDAAVAARLRAEQTALLAEMDRTQAVTAERARMARELHDMVANHLSAIAIHSTAALSLEDPKTSQEALVVIRENSVAGLAEMRRLIGILRDDSGDTEPVAAPTLDGLGALVGNARTNGLDVTLEAGQGKVPAPVELAAYRIVQESLTNALKHAGPGRVAVSLGRRDGVLTVRITSPYGDRDGPGAPGSGAGLVGMRERAALLDGTFEAGPEDSPDGKIWAVRATLPVHDTVEGDTA; from the coding sequence ATGGCCGTACGACTCCCCCGCCCACGCCGTTTCGACGTGTACATCGCCCTGGGCAGTCTGCTCGGCGGGCTGCTGCTGTGGGCGCTCGGTCTGGCCACCCGTCCAGCCACCGAGGCGTACGTGCTGCTGCCGGGCCGCTGGCCGGTGCTGCTGCCGCTGTTCGTCATGGCCGGCTGCGAGCTGCTGCGCCGGTCGTCTCCGCGCACCGCCCTGCTGGTCGGCACCGCCGCGATCGTCCTGGACGTCTTCACCCAGGGCAACCTGGTCACGATCCTGATGTACACGGACCTGATGTACGCGGCCGTCCTGTACGGCCCGCCCGCGTCGGCCCACCGCATCCCCCGGATCACCGGCCTGCTGGCGGTCGCCGGGACCGTGGTGCCGTTCGCGGTCTGGCGTGAGCCCGAGGCGCTGCTGATCGGTGTGGTCACCGGCATCGTGGCATTCGGGCCGGCCGCCACCGGACTGATCGTCCGCAATCACCGTGACGCCGCCGTGGCGGCCCGGCTGCGCGCCGAGCAGACCGCGCTGCTCGCCGAGATGGACCGCACCCAGGCCGTCACCGCAGAACGCGCCCGGATGGCGCGCGAGCTGCACGACATGGTCGCCAACCACCTGTCCGCGATCGCCATCCACTCCACCGCCGCCCTCTCCCTGGAGGATCCGAAGACCTCGCAGGAGGCGCTGGTGGTCATCCGTGAGAACAGCGTGGCGGGGCTCGCGGAGATGCGGCGGCTGATCGGGATCCTCCGGGACGACAGCGGCGACACCGAGCCCGTCGCCGCGCCCACCCTGGACGGACTGGGCGCGCTGGTCGGCAACGCGCGCACCAACGGTCTGGACGTGACCCTCGAAGCCGGACAGGGCAAGGTTCCGGCGCCGGTCGAGCTCGCCGCCTACCGCATCGTCCAGGAGTCCCTGACGAACGCCCTCAAGCACGCCGGCCCCGGCCGCGTCGCCGTGTCCCTCGGCCGCCGCGACGGCGTGCTGACCGTCCGGATCACCAGTCCCTACGGCGACCGGGACGGGCCGGGCGCCCCCGGCTCGGGCGCCGGTCTCGTCGGCATGCGGGAGCGTGCCGCGCTGCTCGACGGCACCTTCGAGGCGGGCCCCGAGGACTCGCCCGACGGCAAGATCTGGGCCGTACGCGCCACCCTCCCCGTGCACGACACCGTCGAAGGAGACACCGCATGA
- a CDS encoding SCO5389 family protein, with the protein MSLDVSPALLEQAERGEVDEAEFVDCVRTSLPYAWEMISSLVAQLKVDGGAFADNQTPPPDEQARGQLLRALASDAIRGALQRHFGVRLAFQNCHRVAVFPLDSSVDEKLDRFTSVRSQVLNQSPEFRDC; encoded by the coding sequence ATGTCGCTCGACGTCTCACCGGCCCTACTCGAACAGGCCGAGCGAGGCGAGGTCGACGAAGCGGAATTCGTCGACTGCGTCCGGACCTCCCTGCCCTACGCGTGGGAGATGATCAGCTCACTGGTGGCCCAGCTGAAGGTGGACGGCGGCGCGTTCGCCGACAACCAGACGCCCCCGCCGGACGAGCAGGCACGCGGTCAGCTGCTGCGTGCGCTTGCGAGTGACGCGATACGCGGCGCGCTGCAACGGCACTTCGGTGTGCGCCTGGCCTTCCAGAACTGCCACCGGGTGGCCGTGTTCCCGCTTGACTCCTCGGTCGACGAGAAGCTGGACCGCTTCACCTCGGTCCGCAGTCAGGTGCTGAACCAGTCACCCGAGTTCCGGGACTGCTGA
- a CDS encoding LLM class flavin-dependent oxidoreductase, translating to MRVGSFVLAAQFPGQGEGEALHRAVRSAEVAEEAGLDTVWLAEHHFVPYGTCPSAITLAALLLGRTRSIRVGTAVSVLPTVHPVALGEQAALLHHTSGGRFTLGVGRGGPWVDLEVFGAGLEAYEKGFPESLELLVRWLRESSVAADGERFRFREVPVVPRPSEALTEGAGPELVVACTSPSSVRLAAERGLSMLLGMHVGDEEKAEMVALWRQHARACGRTPEEIQGASHVSAGVCQIADRRVDAAETLMKAMPGWLKQGLEAHVTVDGRTRRMRDPLAYTELLCGLHPVGTARLCADRLAATSERTGISRFALLVEGSGDLAATEENVRRLGAEVLPQLV from the coding sequence CAGTTCCCCGGTCAGGGGGAGGGAGAGGCGCTGCACCGGGCGGTCCGCTCGGCCGAGGTGGCCGAGGAGGCCGGGCTCGACACGGTCTGGCTGGCCGAGCACCACTTCGTGCCGTACGGCACGTGCCCGTCCGCCATCACCCTGGCCGCCTTACTGCTGGGCCGCACCCGCAGCATCCGGGTCGGCACGGCGGTCAGTGTGCTGCCCACCGTCCACCCCGTGGCGCTGGGCGAACAGGCCGCGCTGCTGCACCACACCAGCGGCGGCCGGTTCACGCTCGGCGTCGGGCGCGGCGGCCCCTGGGTCGACCTGGAGGTGTTCGGCGCGGGCCTGGAGGCGTACGAGAAGGGGTTCCCGGAGTCCCTGGAGCTTCTGGTCCGGTGGCTGCGCGAGTCGTCCGTGGCAGCCGACGGGGAGCGCTTCCGCTTCCGCGAAGTCCCGGTGGTGCCGCGCCCGTCGGAGGCCCTGACGGAGGGCGCGGGGCCCGAGCTCGTCGTGGCCTGCACCTCACCGTCGAGCGTGCGGCTCGCCGCCGAGCGGGGCCTGTCGATGCTGCTCGGGATGCACGTGGGGGACGAGGAGAAGGCCGAGATGGTCGCGCTGTGGCGGCAGCACGCGCGGGCCTGCGGCCGGACTCCGGAGGAGATCCAGGGTGCGTCCCATGTCTCGGCCGGCGTCTGCCAGATCGCGGACCGGCGGGTCGACGCGGCGGAGACGCTGATGAAGGCGATGCCGGGCTGGCTGAAGCAGGGCCTGGAGGCGCATGTCACGGTCGACGGGCGCACACGCCGGATGCGCGACCCGCTGGCGTACACCGAACTGCTCTGCGGGCTGCACCCGGTGGGCACCGCGCGGCTGTGCGCGGACCGGCTGGCGGCGACCAGCGAGCGGACGGGCATCTCCCGCTTCGCGCTGCTCGTCGAGGGCTCCGGGGACCTGGCGGCGACCGAGGAGAACGTGCGGCGGCTGGGCGCCGAGGTGCTCCCCCAACTCGTGTGA
- a CDS encoding cob(I)yrinic acid a,c-diamide adenosyltransferase, producing the protein MVNLTRIYTRTGDQGTTALGDMSRVAKTDLRISAYADANEANAAIGTAIALGGLDEEIVTVLTRVQNDLFDVGADLSTPVVENPEFPPLRVEQFYIDKLEADCDRFNERLEKLRSFILPGGTPGAALLHQACTVVRRAERSTWAALEVHAEVMNPLTATYLNRLSDLLFILARTANKEVGDVLWVPGGER; encoded by the coding sequence ATGGTCAATCTGACGCGCATCTACACCAGGACCGGCGACCAGGGCACCACCGCCCTCGGCGACATGAGCCGGGTCGCCAAGACCGACCTGCGGATCTCCGCGTACGCCGACGCCAACGAGGCGAACGCGGCGATCGGCACGGCCATCGCGCTGGGCGGCCTGGACGAGGAGATCGTCACGGTCCTCACCCGCGTCCAGAACGATCTCTTCGACGTGGGGGCGGACCTGTCGACGCCGGTGGTGGAGAACCCGGAGTTCCCGCCCCTGCGGGTGGAGCAGTTCTACATCGACAAGCTGGAGGCGGACTGCGACCGCTTCAACGAGCGGCTGGAGAAGCTCCGCTCCTTCATCCTGCCCGGCGGCACCCCCGGCGCGGCCCTGCTCCACCAGGCCTGCACGGTCGTACGCCGGGCCGAACGCTCGACGTGGGCGGCGCTGGAGGTCCACGCCGAGGTGATGAACCCCCTGACGGCGACGTATCTCAACCGCCTGTCCGACCTCCTGTTCATCCTCGCGAGGACGGCGAACAAGGAGGTCGGAGACGTGCTGTGGGTGCCGGGCGGGGAGCGCTGA
- the nucS gene encoding endonuclease NucS: MRLVIARCSVDYAGRLTAHLPSAPRLILVKADGSVSIHADDRAYKPLNWMSPPCTLKEGTGEEEGVWTVVNKAGEKLIITMEEVLHDSSHELGVDPGLIKDGVEAHLQELLADRIETLGDGYTLIRREYPTAIGPVDILCRDADGRTVAVEIKRRGEIDGVEQLTRYLELLNRDPHLAPVRGVFAAQEIKPQARVLATDRGIGCQVLDYDALRGIEDDKLRLF, encoded by the coding sequence ATGCGTCTCGTCATTGCCCGCTGCTCCGTGGACTACGCCGGGCGGCTCACCGCCCACCTTCCCTCGGCCCCGCGCCTGATCCTGGTGAAGGCGGACGGCAGCGTCTCGATCCACGCCGACGACCGGGCCTACAAGCCTCTGAACTGGATGTCGCCGCCCTGCACGTTGAAGGAGGGCACCGGCGAGGAGGAGGGCGTCTGGACCGTCGTCAACAAGGCGGGCGAGAAGCTCATCATCACGATGGAGGAAGTCCTCCACGACTCGTCGCACGAACTGGGCGTCGATCCCGGCCTGATCAAGGACGGCGTGGAAGCGCACCTCCAGGAGCTGCTCGCCGACCGTATTGAGACACTCGGCGACGGCTACACGCTGATCCGCCGCGAGTACCCGACGGCCATCGGGCCGGTCGACATCCTCTGCCGGGACGCCGACGGCAGGACCGTCGCGGTGGAGATCAAGCGGCGCGGTGAGATCGACGGCGTGGAGCAGCTCACGCGCTATCTGGAGCTGCTGAACCGCGACCCCCATCTCGCCCCGGTGCGCGGCGTCTTCGCGGCCCAGGAGATCAAGCCCCAGGCCCGCGTCCTCGCGACCGACCGCGGCATCGGCTGCCAGGTCCTCGACTACGACGCGCTGCGGGGCATCGAGGACGACAAGCTGCGGCTGTTCTGA
- a CDS encoding 3-hydroxyacyl-CoA dehydrogenase family protein: MARKLAVIGAGLMGSGIAQVSAQAGWEVVLRDVTDEALTRGTDGIKASYDKFVAKGKLEAHDADAALARITATTDLDAVADADVVVEAVFEKLEIKHEIFRALDKIVKDEAVLASNTSAIPITKIAAATERPERVVGTHFFSPVPMMQLCELVRGYKTSDETLATAREFAESVGKTCIVVNRDVAGFVTTRLICALVVEAAKLQESGVASAEDIDLACKLGFGHAMGPLATADLTGVDILLHATNNIYTESQDEKFAAPESMRRMVDAGDIGRKSGQGFYKH, encoded by the coding sequence GTGGCACGGAAGCTCGCCGTCATCGGAGCCGGCCTCATGGGATCCGGCATCGCCCAGGTCTCCGCACAGGCGGGCTGGGAGGTGGTCCTGCGGGACGTCACCGACGAGGCACTGACGCGGGGCACCGACGGCATCAAGGCGTCGTACGACAAGTTCGTCGCCAAGGGCAAGCTGGAGGCGCACGACGCCGACGCCGCCCTGGCCCGCATCACCGCGACCACCGACCTGGACGCCGTCGCCGACGCTGACGTCGTCGTCGAGGCCGTCTTCGAGAAGCTCGAGATCAAGCACGAGATCTTCCGTGCGCTCGACAAGATCGTGAAGGACGAGGCCGTCCTCGCCTCCAACACCTCCGCCATCCCGATCACCAAGATCGCGGCGGCGACGGAACGCCCGGAGCGGGTCGTCGGCACGCACTTCTTCTCGCCGGTGCCGATGATGCAGCTGTGCGAACTCGTCCGCGGCTACAAGACCAGCGACGAAACCCTCGCCACGGCCCGCGAGTTCGCCGAGTCGGTCGGCAAGACCTGCATCGTCGTCAACCGCGACGTCGCCGGCTTCGTGACGACCCGGCTCATCTGCGCCCTGGTCGTCGAAGCCGCGAAGCTGCAGGAGTCGGGCGTCGCGAGCGCCGAGGACATCGACCTCGCCTGCAAGCTGGGCTTCGGTCACGCCATGGGCCCGCTGGCGACGGCGGACCTGACGGGCGTCGACATCCTGCTGCACGCCACGAACAACATCTACACCGAGTCCCAGGACGAGAAGTTCGCCGCCCCCGAGTCGATGCGCCGGATGGTTGACGCCGGTGACATCGGACGCAAGAGCGGGCAGGGCTTCTACAAGCACTGA